The genomic DNA TACAGCGAGCCAAAGACGAACACAAGCCGATCTTTCTGTCGATCGGATATGCGGCGTGCCATTGGTGCCACGTGATGGAGCACGAGAGCTTTGAACAGCCGCGGATCGCGGAGCTGTTGAACGATCGCTTCGTCTGCATCAAAGTCGATCGCGAGGAGCGGCCCGACATCGATCAGATCTACATGCACGCGGTCCAAGCGATGACCGGCCAAGGAGGCTGGCCGATGAGCATGTTCCTGACTCCCGAGGGGAAACCGTTCTACGGCGGAACCTATTTCCCGCCGACCAGTCGATCGGGCATGCCGGGCTTCGATACGATCGTCAACGCAGTCGCCGACGCTTGGGAAAACAAGCAGTCCGATGTTTTGTGCCAAGCCGATCAGATGACGAATCACCTGCAAGAGTCGCTGCAGCCGCAGCCCGATGGCAAGCCCGAACTGTTCTCGCGCTGGATCGCGGCGGCTTGCAAAGCCAAAGCGGAAACCTTCGACGCTCAAAACGGCGGCTTCGGATCGCGCCCCAAATTCCCGCATCCGATGGATCTGGAACTGATGCTGCGTCACTGGCATGCGACCGGCGAGGACCGCTGGCTGAACATCGTCACCGTCACGCTTTCGAAGATGGCCGATGGCGGGATCTACGATCACCTGGGCGGCGGATTCGCGCGGTACAGCGTCGATGAGCGATGGTTGGTCCCGCACTTCGAAAAGATGCTCTACGACAACGCGCTGCTGGCCGGCATCTATCTACGCGGCTATCAAGCGACCGGCAACCAGCGGTTTGCTCAAGTCGCACGCGAGTCGCTCGAATATCTGATCCGCGACATGCTGGATCCCTGCGGCGCGATCCACTGCACCGAAGATGCCGACAGCGAGGGCGAGGAAGGCAAATATTATGTCTGGACACCCGACGAGGTCGTCAAGTTTTTGGGCGAAGCGAGGGGCGAGCGGTTCTGCCAAATCTACGACATCACTCAAGAGGGAAACTTTGAAGGCAAGAGCATCCTCAACCTGCGGCGTCCGCTGGAATTGATCGCCAGCAGCCAGGGGCTCGATTACGAAACACTCCGCAACGAACTGGCCGAAGATCGCGGGCGGCTGCTGGAGGTTCGCGAGTCGCGCGTCCGACCAGGCCGCGACGATAAGGTGCTTGTCAGCTGGAACGCGCTGGCGATCGACGCGTTGGCGCTGGCTAGCGGCGTGCTGGGCGATGCGCGGATGCTGGAGGTCGCTCAAGGAGCGGCCGAATTCATCTGGACTCAGATGCGAACCGATCAAGGACGACTGCTGCACGCCTACCGGCAAGGCACGTCGCATCTCGATGCATACGTCGATGATTACGCGACGCTGATCACGGCGTTGGTTTCGCTGTTCGAAGCCGATGGCGACAGCAAGTGGCTCGCCCGCGCCAGCGAATTGGCCGACCAGATGCTCGACCATTTCAGCGACACCACCGCCGGCGGTTTCTTCTACACCGCGGACGATCACGAATCGCTGATCCTGCGTACCAAAGACTATCACGACAGCAGCGTTCCCAGCGGCAATGGCGAAGCGGCGTATGCGTTGATCCGCTTGGCGCGTCTGACCGGCAACGAACGTTTTGAAGCGGCGGCGAACCTGACGCTGCGATCGGCCGTGACCGTGATGACCGAACAAGCGATGGCCGCCAGCCGATTGTTGATCGCGCTGGATATCTGTCTGAACCCGACGCAGCAGTTTGTGTTAGTCGACCCGTCGGCGGAATCGCTGACGAAGCTGAAATCGGCCTACTTCCAGGCCTATCGCCCGCGAGCCGTCTTGGCTGCGGAAGTCGCTACCGGAAGCGAACCGAGCCGCGACCTGACCATCGGAAATCTGTTCCGTGGCAAAACCGCAGTCGATGGAGATCCGACGCTCTACCAATGCGAAAGTTTTACCTGCAAGGAACCGGCCACCGGCACCGCAGCGATTCTCGACGCATTGGGCTCCAAGAACTAATAAGAGCGAAACGACTTGCCAGTCCCAACCCGCTGCCTACAGTCAATTGTTGGCGGTGCGAGATACCATCGCTTTCGCAAGGCACAGACGCGGCACCCTTCTTGGACTGGTCGAAAGATGCAAGACAAAAATTTCGTCATCGTTGGTGGCAGTCATGGGATCGGTGCAGGGATCGTCCGCCGCTGCGTGGAAAGAGGGGCCAAGGTGACGGTGCTTTCGCGTGGCATCGGCGAGCTGGCCGATCTGCCCGGCGTTCGGCACGTTCCGCTCGACGTGACGCAGCGGGGGCCGACGGCGGATGAGCTGCCCGATTCCATCGACGCTTTGGCCTACTGCCCGGGATCGATCAACCTGGGACCGCTGCGATCGGTCACCGAGCAGACGCTGCGAGATGATTTTGAGCTCAACGTCGTCGGTGCCGTTAGATGCATGCAAGCCTGCTTGGCCGGACTGAAATCGGGAGCTTCCGCCAGCGTCGTCCTGTTCAGCACCGTCGCCGTCCAACAGGGGCTCGCCATGCACACCTCCGTGGCGGCAGCCAAAGGAGCGATCGAAGGTTTAACTCGCACTTGGGCTGCCGAACTCGCCCCCAAGGTTCGCGTCAACTGCATCGCCCCGGCCCTGACCGCAACGCAACTGAGCGAACGTCTGCTGGCCACCGACGAGAAACGTCAGGCGATGGCGGCCATGTATCCTCTAGGCCGCCACGGCGAAGTCGACGACATCGCTGCGGCAGCCGAATTCTTGCTCTCCGACGCCAGCAGCTGGATCACCGGCCAAGTTCTAGGAGTCGACGGCGGGCTATCGTCGCTACGTAAATAGTACGCCCCTCGGAGCTTAGGCTTGAAAAAGCACTGGCGAGCCAGTGGCACCCGGCACTCGATGGGGGCGGGCGGCTGAAATTTTGTGCCGTGGCAAAATTGCCGGTCGGTGGAAGTCGGGAGGGGATTCGATTACGTGACCGTATCGTCCGCAAGGCCAATGATACGGGAAGGGAGTTCGCGATTAAGTCGCTTAGTTATGGAAGAATGAACTGCTGGTGGCCTAGCTGGCTGAGCGGCTCGATGGAGTCGTGCGGGTGTTTTTTGTCGATCGGGGGCTACAAAAAGTTACCCCTCGCTGCCCCCGTTGCTACAATGACTGCAGCACCCTGACAGCGGTGCTCCTCGCCTAAAGTTCATTCGACACTCTCCCACCTTTTGGATGTCTCCGGAATGCGTTTTTCACGCCGCGCCCTGCGCTCTGCTTGTCTGGCAAGTTTGCTGCTCCCCTTCTCTCCGCTCGCCTGTGCCGACGATATCGTGGAAACACGCAAGGTTACGAAGGCCGACATGCCGCGGATCCCGCACACCGAACCGGCTGACGCGTTGGCGGGATTCCGACTTGCCGACGACTTCAAGCTGGAGATGGTTGCGTCCGAACCGATGGTGGGCGACCCCGTCGATGCCTGCTTCGATGAATACGGGCGGATGTTTGTCGCCGAAATGCACGGTTATCCGTTTTCCCAAGAGCCGACCAAACTGAACCCCGAAGGGGGCGGACTGGTCGACGCCGGGATCATCCGGATGTTGGAGGATACCGATGGCGACGGCGTGATGGACAAGAGTGTCGTCTTTGCCGATGGGCTCAGCTGGCCGACATCGCTGTGCTGCTACAACGGCGGCATCTTCGTTCTGGCCCCAAAATACCTGCTGTATCTAAAAGACACCGACGGTGATGGCAAAGCCGATGTACGCGAAGAGATCTTGGCCGGGTTTGGCCGCGGCAACGTGCAAGCGGTCACCAACGGTCTGAAGTGGGACCTGGACAATCAAATCTATTTTGCGGCCGGTCGCAATCCGATGTCGTTGACGCATCGCGGCGAACCCTTGTTTCCGATCAGCGGTGCCGATCTGCGGCTGAATCCGAAGACCGAAAAATTTGAACCGGTCACCGGCGGTTCGCAGTTTGGCCACAGCATCGACGACTGGGGGACGCGGTTCGTCTGCAGCAACAGCGACCACATCCAACAGGTTGTCTATCCACGCGATTACCTGGAACGGAATCCTTATTTTGTCGCCTCGGGGATGATCCGCAGCATCGCCCAAGATGGAGCGAGCGCCCGCGTGTTCCGCCGCAGTCCGCCCGAACCGTGGCGAATCATTCGCCAGAAATGGCGAGCGGCCGACAAGGGCTACAAGCTGATTGTCAAAGAAGACGGCGAGTGGGAGTTCATTCCGCTGGATCCGTCGAAGCCAAAGAATGCCGTTCCCACCGAACACCCGATCGGATATTTCACCTCGGCAACCGGCATCACCATCTATCGCGGCAACGCCTACCCCGAACGCTATCGCGGCAACGCCTTTGTCGGCGATGTCGGCGGCAACCTGGTTCACCGCAAGACGGTCGACACGTCGTCGGTCGTCTATCGCGCCAAGCGTGCCGACGAGGGGATTGAGATCGTGGCGTCGTCGGACAACTGGTTCCGTCCCGTCAACTTCGTCAACGCTCCCGACGGCAGCCTGTACGTGCTGGACATGTACCGCGAAACGATCGAGCATCCCTATTCGATCCCCCAGGAGATCAAGCAGTTTTTGCATCTGACCAGCGGCAACGATCGCGGCCGGATCTATCGCTTGGTCAGCCCCGACATGAAGCGCAATCCGGTTGTCAAAATCGGCGACCTGCCGCCAGCCGAACTGGTTCAACAATTGGCGTCCGACAACAGCTGGAACCGCGAAACGGCGCAGCGTTTGATCTGGGAACGCCAGGACAAAACACTCGTTCCGCAATTGCGAGAACTGCTGAAAACATCGGACAAGCCACTGGCTCGGCTGCACGCAATGTACTGCTTGGCCGGACTCGATTGGTTGACCGAAGCCGACGTTCGCGGCGGGCTGAAAGATTCCGAAGGACGCGTGCGAGCGCATGCGATTCGATTGTCCGAACCGATGCTGGCGACATCGCCTGCGGTTTTGGACGACCTGCTGTCGCTGTGCGACGACACCAACGATCACGTCCGTTTCCAACTGGCCTTCTCGCTGGGCGAATCGAAAGATCCCAAAGCGATCGACGGCTTGGCCCGCTTGGCTCGCAACCCAAACAATTCGGCTGAGGTCGTCGCGGCGTTAATGTCGTCGGTCGGTGGCACCGCCGACCAATTGGCCGGCTCGCTGATCCGCGACGCCGACTTTGCGAAACAGAAGCAGGCCACTTCGATCATCTCGCAACTAGCCCTGATCGTCGGTGCCACTCCCGAAGCCGATGGCACGCTGAACCTGATCGGCGAATGCTCCAAGCCAGGTGTTCCCGCATCGGTTCAACGGACCGTGATGGCTTCGCTGGGCGAAGGGCTGAAGCGACGTGGCAGCTCGTTCGCCAAGCTGATCCCTACCGCCGCAGCCGACGATGCTCGTGTTCAAGCGTTTGCCGCGATGATGCAACAAGCAAACGATCGCGCAACCGATGAAGACGAATCGATGGCCGATCGCACCGCCGCGGTCCAGTTGCTCGCCTTTGCCGACTTGGAAACCGCGACGGAAACTCTGCCGGCGATGCTCGATCCGCAGTACCCGCAGAGCCTGCAACTGGCGGCTGTTCAATCGATGGCTCAATTGAATTCCGACATGTTGGCCAGCGAGATGCTGGAAGGCTGGCGCGGACACAGCCCACAGATCCGCCAAGCGGTTCTGGTCGCGCTGTCAGACAAGCCAGCGTGGCTCGGAAAATTGCTGGACAGTGTGGAAGCCAAGGCAATCAAGCCGGGCGAACTGCCTGCGGAGACGAAGCAATTGGTGATGGCGCATCCGAACAAGCAGCTGCAAGCTCGCGGCAAAGCATTGTTCGCCGGAGCGGTCAACAGCGACCGAGCCAAGGTTGTCGACCAGTATCAAGATGTGCTGAATCTCGAAGGGGATGCGACCCGTGGGCTGGCGATCTTCAAGCAGAAATGTGCGGTCTGCCACCAGGTTGGCAAGCTGGGGCACCAGGTTGCTCCGAGCCTTGAATCGGTGAAAAACAAATCGACAGCCGATCTGCTGATCGCGATTTTGGATCCCAACCGCGAGGCCCAACCGAACTTCAACACCTACATCGTGCAAACGATCGACGGTCGCGTGCTGACCGGGATGATCGGGGCGGAATCGTCCAGCAGCATCACGCTCAAGCGGGCTGAAGGGAAGGAAGACGTGATCCTTCGCAGCAACATCGACCTGATGCAAGCGACGGGTGTGTCGTTGATGCCCGAGGGACTGGAAACCGATCTCAAACGCCAGGACTTGGCCGATGTGATTTCGTTTGTAAAGACGAGCCAGCCCTAGCGAAACGGGAAACATCTTGAGAGAATGGGCGCGACTTTCCTCTACATTTGGAACCCACGCCCATGAGCGATCAGATCAATCTCGACGGACCTGCAATCGACCAATCGACCGAAGATCCGCAACCCGAGCCGTTTCAAATTCGTGTTGCCAATCGGGTCGATCGGTTGCCGCCGTACATGTTTGGGCGGATCAACGCGATGCTTTATCAAAAGCGTCGCGACGGTAGCGACGTGATCGATATGGGGATGGGCAATCCTTCGGATCCGCCGCAGACCGACGTCGTCGAGAAACTGACCGAAGCGGCTCAGGACGAACGCAACCACGGCTACAGCAAATCGAACGGTTTGCTGAATCTTCGCCGCGAGGTCTGCAATAAGTACCAGCGCAAGTACGACGTGGAGCTGGAAGCCGACCACGAAGTCATCGCTTGCTTGGGAAGCAAGGAGGGATTTTCGCACATGTGCCTGGCTCTAATGGGGCCTGGTGACACCGCAATCATCCCATCTCCCTATTTCCCGATCCACATGTACGCGGTCATCTTGGCGTCGGGAAACGTCGTCACGCTGGACGTCTTCGACCCCGAGAAATTTCTTCGCAACGTCGAATACACCTGCCAGACCTTCACGCCGCGGCCGAAGTTGTTGATCATCAACTACCCGCACAATCCGTCGGCGGCGACGATCGAGCCCGATTTCTTCGTTGAGGTGGTGCGTCTGGCCAAGAAGTATGGGTTCATGGTGATCCACGACTTCGCCTACGCCGACATCGGCTTCGACGGCTACCAACCGCCCAGCTTCCTGTCGGCTCCCGGGGCCAAGGATGTTGGCGTCGAGTTCACGACGATGAGCAAGGGCTACAACATGGCTGGCTGGCGCGTCGGCTTCTGTGCTGGCAACGCCGACATGATCCGCGCCCTGGGAACGATCAAAGGCTACTACGATTACGGCATGTTCCAGGCGGTGCAGATCGCCGCGATCGTGGCGATGCGCGATACCGAAGATGCGGTCGCTGAGCAGGCGCTCGTCTACCAAAGTCGCCGCGACGCGTTGGTCGATGGCCTGCGCCGGATCGGATGGGAGATCGACCCACCCAAGGCGGGGATGTTCGTTTGGGCGAAGGTTCCCGAGCAGTGGCGTCATATGAGCACGATGGATTTCGCCATGATGCTGCTGGAGAAGGGGGACGTTGCTGTCAGCCCGGGCAGCGGTTTTGGTCCCGCTGGGGAAGGGTATCTGCGGATGTCGCTGGTCGAAAACGAACAGCGATTGCGTCAGGCGGTTCGCCAGATCTCGCGATGCTTGGACAAGCAGAGCGCCCTGAGCTCCAGTTCTTCAACTTAGCGTTGAAGGCAAACTTTGATCCGGGGAGAGCACCTCGTTCGACAACTCCTCGGTGAAACACAGCCGATTGCAAATCGGCGACCGAATTGCTCGCAATCCGGCGTTTTCCGGCATCGCTGACGCGGCATGCTTCACGCAAAATTAGCGCAGCGACGGGTGCATTCTGACGGGACAACGGTGTAAAGTTCAGTTCTCTTTGCATCGACGAAAACCCCAAAAACGTCCCCCATAACGTCCCAGAAACCGGAAAGAACGAACGATGAAGTACGCAAGTGGCAGAACAACCATCCAGGCAATGTTGTGCATTGGATTCCTGGCGCTGACGGGATGCGATTCGAGCAAACCGGCCGCAAAATCCGACGCGGATGCTCCAGTGGCTACCGATGGCGATCCTACCGCCGCTGTCTCGCAACTAACCGGCAAGATCGCCGTCGAGGGTTCGAGCACCGTTGCACCGATCACCACTCAGGCGAAAGAACGCTTCAACGAACAGCATCCCGACGTCACGATCTCGGTCATCGGCGAAGGAACCAGCAACGGTTTTAAATCGTTCGTCAAGAAAGAGACCGACATTCAAGACGCATCGCGTCCGATCAAACAGAAGGAACTCGATAGCTGCAAGGAAAGTGGGCTGGAGTTCATCGAAGTCCCCGTCGCTTACGACGGTTTGACGATCGCCGTCCATCCCAAAAACAGCTTCGTCAAATCGCTGACCGTCGACCAACTGCAGAAGATCTTCCGCTCGGGCGATTCGGCCAAGACTTGGAAAGATGTCGATGCATCGTGGCCCGACAAGAAGATCTCGATCTTCTCGCCAGGAACCGGATCGGGCACCTACGATTACTTCAGCGAAGTTGTAATCGGCAAAGAAGGATCGCTGCGCGACGACGGGCAAATCAATCTGAACGAAGATGACAACATCCTGGTTCGTGGCGTCGCAGGGGATGAATTTGCCATTGGATACTTCGGGTACTCGTACTACGAACGCAACAAGAAGGACCTGCAAGCGGTTCCGATCATCAACCCAGCTGGGGATGCCGTTTTGCCGACTGCCGAATCGATCGAATCGGGAGAGTACGCCCCCTTCAGCCGTCCGCTGTTGATCTACCTGAACGTCGAATCTTTGGACAAGGTCGAGGTCGAAACATTCATCGAATCGTACATGACGAACATTCGTGAAATTGTCGCCGCGGCGAACTATGTACCACTTCCCGAAAGCGTCTATACTGCCGCGACGCAAAACATCGAAAACCGCGTTGTCGGAACCCATTACCTGACGGCTGAAGGTGAAAAACGCGAGGGATCGATCCTCAACGTCTTTAAGCCTGAAAATTTGAAAAAGTAATTGTGTCGAGTGGAACACCAATCGAGTTGCCCAGTGCGTTGCGTGAGCGACGCATGCGGCCCAGTGCAACGAGCAAGCGAAACCAAACGTTTGTCGTCTCTTTATTAGTCCTATGCGCGACGCTCTCGATCGCAACCACGGTTGGCATCGTCACGATCTTGTTGACCGAATCGTATGGCTTTTTCTCCCGGATCGATCTCAGCGACTTTCTGCTGGGGACTGAGTGGACAATCGGTCGCTCGAAAAACGAAGCCGATTACAAATACGGAATCTGGCCGCTGATCTTGGGAACGCTGCGGATCACGCTGATCGCGATGGCGATCTCGATTCCGCTGGGGCTGACCACCGCGGTCTATTTGAGCGAATATGCACCGCGATGGATCCGAGCGATCCTCAAACCGGTGCTTGAAATCCTGGCAGGCATGCCGACGGTCGTGTTGGGCTATTTTGCCGTTGTCGTGATCACGCCAACGCTGCTCGAACCGCTCGGCTTCAAACCCTACAACGCGATGGCAGCGGGAATCGCGGTCGGCATCTTATGCCTGCCATTGGTCAGTTCGCTGGCCGAAGACGCATTGCAAGCCGTCCCCCGCAGCCTGCGTGAAGCGGTCTACGGGCTCGGCGGAACGCGATTCGACAGCGTGGTCAAGGTGGTGATACCGGCAGCGATGTCGGGAATTGTGTCGGCCTTCTTATTGGCATTCGCCCGCGCAATCGGCGAAACGATGATCGTCGCGTTGGCCGCCGGTTCGATCCCGACATTTACGATGGATCCACGAGGCCCCTCGCAAACGATGACTGGATTTATCGTTGAGGTCTTCCAAAGCGAAGACGTGATCCCCGGCACGATCGCGTATTATTCGATCTATGCCGTCGCCCTGACGCTCTTCTTACTGACCTTCATTACAACCTTGATCGGACAATTCGTGCGCCGCCGATATCGTGAGGCTTACGAATGAACCAGCCTGAATTCCAAGTCCCCGCCAGCGATCCGCGACGCGCAAAAAACCGCCAAGCGATCAGCAAGATCTTCCGCGTCGCCTGCATGTTGGTCGCCGTTCAAGCCGTCGTGATCTTGATCGTTCTGCTGACGACCGTTTTTGTCCGCGGTGTCGACCAACTCTCTTGGGACTTCCTGACCGGCGTCCATCGCGACGACAACCCCGACGGCTCGGGGCTTTGGCCAGCGATCATTGGATCGATCGTAATCTGTCTGATCTGCGGTGCTGCGGCGCTCCCCATCGGCATCGGCACGGCAATTTTCTTGGAAGAGTTCAAGCCCCGAAACAAGACGCTCCGCATCCTGCACAACTTGGTTCAATTGAACATTACGAACCTCGCTGGCGTCCCTTCGATCGTCTACGGGATCTTGGGGCTCACCGCATTCGTCTACATGTTTGGACTATTTGGCACCTACGAAGCCAACAAGGCGGCCGAACTGGAATTTGGCGCCCAGCGTTACTATCAAGTGCGAACGTTGGCCAAAACCTTCGTCTGGATTCCCGCGACCGACAAGACGGTTCGCGTGTTGCGAATCGAAGAACCGATCACAGCGCGTTATCCCGATGGCGGTGACTTCAAACTCAACCTGATCGATCGCGGGGCGACTAAACCGAGCGATCCCACGGTGCTGGGGCAGACGGTCTATCGCGGATCGAAAGCCAGCATCTTTGCCAAGCACCCTTGGCATTACCTGCGTTTGCCGTTCCATAAGAGCGTGCTTTCGGCGGGCCTCACCCTGGCACTGGTTGTGCTTCCGATCGTCATCATCTCGTCGCAAGAATCGATCCGCGCGGTTCCCGACACGATGCGCGATGCCGGACTGGGACTGGGATGCACCCGCTGGCAGATGGTCCGCACGATCGTGTTGCCCGCATCGATTCCGGGAATTATGACCGGGGCGATATTGGCGATGAGCCGCGCCGTTGGAGAGGCGGCGCCGTTGCTGGCGGTGATGGGGGGCGTTGTCGGAAAGCGACATGCACCCGAAAATTTGATGGACAATGCCGCTGCGATGCCGATCACAATTTACAACTGGGCCCGCGACGACAACCCCGGTTTTTGGGAACTTTCGGCAACGGCGATCATCGTCCTGCTGTGCCTGTTGTTGACGATGAATTCGATCGCCATCTTACTTCGCTACTGGGCGGAAAAGAAGTTTGCGTCCCGCTGATCCCGATCGGTGGCGTCGCGTGCATCGACGAACCTAGCCTAAAATTACACTGCATTTTCAATGTCTGACGCCGCAATCAAGCCCCAACACGACGCCACCCCCGCCATGATCAAAGGCTCCAGCGAACCGAAGGGCGAAAGTACGGAAACCGCCATCACCGCCAAGAACTTCAGTGCGTGGTATGGCGATTTCCAAGCGTTGCACGACATCACGCTGGAGATCCCTAAAAACCGCGTGACGGCGTTTATCGGCCCGAGCGGTTGCGGCAAAAGCACCTTCCTGCGGTGGATCAATCGCATGAACGACACCGTTGCAATCGCCCACGCCAGCGGCACCCTGCACATGGGCGACACCGACCTGTTAGCGGCCCGCACCGATGTCGTCGACCTGCGCCGGAAGATTGGAATCGTCTTCCAAAAACCCAATCCGTTCCCCAAGACGATTTTTGAAAACGTCGCCTTCGGCCCTCGCTTGCACATGCGGATCTCCCGTCGCGAACTGGAAGAACTCGTCGAATGGGCACTTCGCAAAGCCGCTGTTTGGAACGAGGTGAAGGACCGGCTGAATGGACCTGCTTTCGGTTTGTCGGGGGGCCAACAGCAACGACTGTGCATCGCCCGCGCGATCGCAACTGGACCCGAAGTGCTGCTGATGGATGAACCCTGTTCGGCATTGGACCCGGCCAGCACGTTGGCGATCGAAGACCTGATCTACGAATTGCGGGAACAATATTCGATCGTGATCGTGACCCACAACATGCAACAGGCGTCGCGTTGCAGCGACAAAACGGCCTTCTTCTTCGAGGGCAAACTGATCGAACTCGGATCGACCCTGCAGGTCTTCACCAAGCCAACACACAAACAAACCGAAGACTATGTCAGCGGTAAATTCGGTTAAGCTCGACGCCACATCGCCCCTGGCGCACGCGAGCCCTCCCCCCACCGATCCTCTTGTCAACGAAGGTTAATAACGTGTCGGACGAACTGAAGAACAAACTCCGCCGCACCCGGCACCTGCAGCGCAGCCTCGATCGCCTGCAATCCGATCTGCTGTCGCTGTTCGGCATCGTCGAACAAATGATCAACAAATCGGTCCGTTCGCTATACCAGCGTGACATCGGGCTTGCCGACGAAGTTATCACATCGGATGAAATCGT from Rosistilla carotiformis includes the following:
- a CDS encoding PstA family ABC transporter permease, yielding MNQPEFQVPASDPRRAKNRQAISKIFRVACMLVAVQAVVILIVLLTTVFVRGVDQLSWDFLTGVHRDDNPDGSGLWPAIIGSIVICLICGAAALPIGIGTAIFLEEFKPRNKTLRILHNLVQLNITNLAGVPSIVYGILGLTAFVYMFGLFGTYEANKAAELEFGAQRYYQVRTLAKTFVWIPATDKTVRVLRIEEPITARYPDGGDFKLNLIDRGATKPSDPTVLGQTVYRGSKASIFAKHPWHYLRLPFHKSVLSAGLTLALVVLPIVIISSQESIRAVPDTMRDAGLGLGCTRWQMVRTIVLPASIPGIMTGAILAMSRAVGEAAPLLAVMGGVVGKRHAPENLMDNAAAMPITIYNWARDDNPGFWELSATAIIVLLCLLLTMNSIAILLRYWAEKKFASR
- the pstB gene encoding phosphate ABC transporter ATP-binding protein PstB, which translates into the protein MIKGSSEPKGESTETAITAKNFSAWYGDFQALHDITLEIPKNRVTAFIGPSGCGKSTFLRWINRMNDTVAIAHASGTLHMGDTDLLAARTDVVDLRRKIGIVFQKPNPFPKTIFENVAFGPRLHMRISRRELEELVEWALRKAAVWNEVKDRLNGPAFGLSGGQQQRLCIARAIATGPEVLLMDEPCSALDPASTLAIEDLIYELREQYSIVIVTHNMQQASRCSDKTAFFFEGKLIELGSTLQVFTKPTHKQTEDYVSGKFG